In the Haloferula helveola genome, one interval contains:
- the gap gene encoding type I glyceraldehyde-3-phosphate dehydrogenase, whose translation MTNIAINGFGRIGRLVFRALVEQGHLGTTFNVVAVGDIVPADNLAYLLKYDSTQGKFNGTVESKKSSPDVAEDDVLVVNGHEIKVVSARTPEGLPWKELGVEVAIESTGLFVEDKMAQGHIDAGAKKVIISAPGKGDGVATFVQGVNDDQYDPATHHLISNASCTTNCLAPLVHVLLKEGFGIEEGLMTTVHSYTATQKTVDGPSKKDWKGGRSAAINIIPSTTGAAKAVALVCPEVKGKLTGMAFRVPTPTVSAVDLTVKTTKDTSLAEINAALKAASETYLKGILDYTDEEVVSTDFIHDAHSSIYDAGSSIELNSRFFKLVSWYDNEWGYSNRVIDLLFDVVKKGL comes from the coding sequence ATGACCAACATCGCCATCAACGGATTCGGCCGGATCGGCCGCCTCGTCTTCCGCGCACTTGTGGAGCAGGGACACCTCGGAACCACCTTCAACGTCGTTGCGGTGGGTGACATCGTTCCAGCCGACAACCTCGCGTATCTCCTCAAGTACGACTCCACCCAGGGCAAGTTCAACGGCACCGTCGAGTCGAAGAAGTCTTCGCCCGATGTCGCCGAGGACGACGTGCTCGTCGTCAACGGCCACGAGATCAAGGTGGTGAGCGCCCGCACGCCGGAGGGTCTTCCGTGGAAGGAACTCGGTGTCGAGGTTGCGATCGAGTCCACCGGACTGTTCGTTGAGGACAAGATGGCCCAGGGTCACATCGACGCCGGCGCCAAGAAGGTGATCATTTCCGCACCCGGCAAGGGTGACGGTGTCGCGACCTTCGTGCAGGGCGTCAATGACGACCAGTATGACCCGGCGACCCACCACCTTATCTCGAACGCAAGCTGCACCACCAACTGCCTTGCTCCGCTGGTTCACGTCCTCCTCAAGGAAGGCTTCGGTATCGAAGAAGGTCTCATGACGACCGTTCACTCCTACACCGCGACCCAGAAGACCGTCGACGGTCCGTCGAAGAAGGACTGGAAGGGTGGCCGCAGTGCCGCGATCAACATCATCCCGTCGACCACCGGCGCCGCCAAGGCCGTCGCCTTGGTTTGCCCCGAAGTGAAGGGCAAGCTGACCGGCATGGCGTTCCGGGTTCCGACCCCGACCGTGTCGGCCGTCGACCTGACCGTGAAGACGACCAAGGACACCTCCCTCGCCGAAATCAACGCCGCGCTCAAGGCTGCTTCCGAAACCTACCTCAAGGGCATCCTCGACTACACCGATGAAGAAGTGGTTTCGACCGACTTCATCCATGACGCGCACTCGTCGATCTATGACGCAGGTTCGTCGATCGAACTCAACTCCCGCTTCTTCAAGCTGGTGAGCTGGTACGACAACGAATGGGGTTACTCGAACCGGGTGATCGACCTGCTCTTCGACGTGGTGAAGAAGGGGCTCTGA
- a CDS encoding COX15/CtaA family protein translates to MNRFQKLAFAALVSVLVLLFVGAIVRVTGAGLGCPDWPTCWGCLIPPWKVEQVDLSKIDFEKFQAKAERLGRDPSTVTPEHILESFNPRHVWTEFINRLFALPVGLFSLATVIAAFGRPPGQRIVWWTALVSLILVLVNAVMGARVVWSGLAPGVLTVHMALAMLLVATLTYTFWRGSERPRTLPLRDGDRGRVRITVGLLLILVVAEGIMGTQIREMTDEMAKNHVGEPRSEWIQTLEQSTVYLLHRSFSWLIVGAAIGGYVVTKRATAGEIGFAVKLVLGLVLAQMVLGVVMSQIHIYAAVQVLHVGLAGILLAGVVHWLCSTARPAPGNS, encoded by the coding sequence ATGAATCGCTTCCAGAAACTTGCCTTCGCCGCCCTTGTCTCGGTCCTGGTGCTCCTGTTTGTCGGAGCCATCGTGAGAGTGACCGGTGCCGGTCTGGGATGTCCCGACTGGCCGACCTGTTGGGGATGCCTGATCCCGCCGTGGAAGGTGGAGCAGGTGGATCTTTCGAAAATCGACTTCGAGAAGTTCCAAGCGAAGGCGGAGCGTCTGGGGCGGGATCCCTCGACCGTCACGCCCGAGCACATTCTCGAGTCCTTCAATCCCCGCCACGTCTGGACCGAGTTCATCAACCGTCTCTTCGCCTTGCCGGTCGGGCTTTTCTCGCTCGCCACCGTGATTGCCGCATTCGGCAGGCCGCCCGGTCAAAGGATCGTTTGGTGGACTGCGCTGGTGTCGCTGATCCTGGTGCTGGTCAACGCCGTGATGGGCGCCCGGGTGGTCTGGAGCGGTTTGGCTCCCGGTGTTCTGACCGTCCACATGGCGCTCGCGATGTTGCTGGTGGCGACGTTGACCTACACCTTTTGGCGCGGGAGTGAGCGTCCCCGTACCCTCCCGCTGCGCGATGGCGACCGAGGGAGGGTTCGGATCACGGTCGGCTTGCTTCTTATCCTGGTCGTCGCCGAGGGGATCATGGGCACCCAGATCCGGGAAATGACCGACGAAATGGCCAAGAACCACGTCGGCGAACCGCGGAGCGAGTGGATCCAGACTCTGGAGCAAAGCACGGTTTACCTCCTGCATCGGAGTTTTTCGTGGCTCATCGTGGGGGCGGCGATCGGGGGATATGTGGTCACCAAGCGGGCAACGGCCGGAGAGATCGGCTTCGCGGTGAAGCTGGTGCTGGGCTTGGTCCTTGCCCAGATGGTTCTCGGCGTCGTGATGTCGCAGATCCACATCTACGCCGCGGTTCAGGTCCTTCACGTCGGTTTGGCCGGGATTCTGCTGGCCGGAGTGGTTCACTGGCTGTGTTCGACCGCCAGGCCCGCGCCGGGGAATTCGTGA